GGAGAGGAGGGCGGCCATGCTATGGGCCGAATTGATTCTATTAGGCTTCGGCCCAGTTGGGTCAAACTAGGTTGACGAGGGTTGAAGGCTCATTGGGCCCAATTTGGTGGGGTCAACCGGGTTACCCGGCCCAAACATGTTGGCCCGCtttgtcatttttgcataattttccaagattattctgatttttccaaaattaatattcAAATTGAATTAATTTGGCCAAATTGGATTTAAATTGCGCTCCTCGATTTTGTTATAAAAGGTTAATCACGTCCCTAAATTTGCGCTCGTACATTGGCATTCACATTTGAGCCCAGTATTCTTGAAATTGGACTTGAAATCTTGATTTGCCGTGGTAAAAATGtctaaaaagaaatcaaattggtaaattttggaatttttcgatCGAGTGTTGAAGCCTTCGGTTTGACCAAAAAGTTAAACTCTTAACCCTtcctaaggaaaaaaaacactGAAAATTAAAAGCTTCACAATGCATGTAAGGACATAACTGatgttttttttatgatttttcgaaaGTTTTACGGAAATATTGATcaaaaattgactttttaagTTTGACCAAAATGTTAACCTAAAAGTCAACCTATAACTAATTCGAATGATAACATCTAGATACATATGGAGATACGTTTTTCTCGCCCTCAAGATCTGTAGAGCATGGTTTGAGGGGTGTTTTGTCTCAAGAAGTTGCATTCAAATCCAATACTTTCGCCGTAACAATCCAAGCGTATGATCATGTCATGAACCGATTCGCTATTCTGTGTAGCATAAAATATTACGAGCAACATGTCGAATTCTTCAGTGATTGTCAGAAGGATCGTGTTTGTTGTTCAGCGTTTCCGATCGGCGAGGCCCGCATAATCAGTCGGTCCATAAGGTTGGAACCACTCTGCCAAAAACCCCTTCTTTCTTCTCGGATTGCATTTCATGTCCTTGCACAGCTGGTCATTGTACCAAATGTTGGTGGTTCCAATGCACGATCTCAATAAGTTCCTCCCGCCATACCGCTTCATGTGAATTTCCCACAACGCTGCGTCCTTTTCCATTGCCCCGATGCTCGGCAGCTTGATGTTCCCATCAAGGAGGTGGACAAGCCACCGGCATCCCATCTCAAAAGTCGGCAGGTTGGCAATGCCCTCCGTGTATCCTATAACTGCTAGCTGCGGAATCCGAGGATGAATCACCTGCCTGAAGTTGGTATATAAGACTGTTACGACAAAACCAGGATCTCGCGCAGCACCATTACAAAATCCTCTGGCGAAAAAAACTACATTTTGAATGCCCTGAGATTAGTACCACACCTAAATGGTGTAATGATACACAAAAGATCTTAACGTTAGTCAAAGGCTGCATTGCCGTCTCTGAGTTAGATAGATACTATCTTACTTGTTGGTTCTTGATAGTTAATCCTCACTGGGACAATAAGATATGCATTTTGAATATCAAGGTTTCTTAGTAGAAACTGATGCTACTTGGTGTTGCAACCGCAAGTAAGAAATGGTACCTGTAAAAAGGAATGGATGAAGTTGGTGAAGAGACGAAATACTTTTGGAAGACTGAAGATCTAAAAATGTTCTTGAGCTTCTGATCGCCTTTATATCCGGTGGCAAGCATCACGAGATCGCTCGGGATAGGTTTGTCTTCTTCGCCGACCATCAGACCTTCCTTGCAGAAGCGAAAGCTCTCCGACCTCTTGATTAGGATGCTTCCTTCCTCCACTTTATCGTAGAACTTGTCGGGCAGCATGTTGATTTGACATGAAGACATGTCCTCAAGAAAGCTGTGTCTCGGTACTAATCCGAACTTCTTCAACGGGAGTTTCCACTGGAGATAGATTTCCGAGAATTTCGAGATGCCCCATCTCTAGAAATTTCAGGGTTACATCGTGAAAAGACATTTTTATTGACAAGCGGATGCACATAACAAAGAGAACCatggaaaaaaaccaaaaaaaaaaagaacttgaagAGTCATCTAGTTATGGTAATGACTGTTAGACGAGCAAATATTGTGGAACTAAACCAAAAATTATGGAAGGACGCGCATACCAATGGTGAAAGCACTGTGGCAAGTAGCCAGAACAGGATGTTTTCTCCAGGCTTATGGAGAAGCAGCTCGGCGAATCGATTGGAGTACAAGTAGCCAAGGTTAGATATTAAGAAGCCGTCGCTGAGCAGAGACCAATGAGGATTCCTCTGGATCATCACACAAGGGTACTTGTCTCCTGATTCCGATCAAGAAATGAGAATGAGATAAGGAAAACGATAATATCAGATAAGCTGAGTCATTTAAAGCATGGAAAGCTATTTGCATATTAGTCCTTGTTGGTACGCAGTACACACAGCAACCATTGAATTCATATAAGAAGTATCAGGAGTTGCTGATACAAATTCATTTATGGTGTAGGTACTTTAAGAATGATAGAACCCCATTCCTAGACTGGCTAACTCTTCTATAGAATGGGGTTTTGATGTAGTTCGAGGAAACTGCAGAAGTTTCAGATGAACCTTCAGAAGATATTACGAATTTCAAAGTTTGATAGAAATTGATTACAGCTTCCAGTGACAATTCACCCGACAATAGTCCACCAGCAGATTAGTTGATATTGCTCTTACCATTTGCTTCTGCACATTCGACTGCTATATCCATTGCCGATTTCTGCGAACCGACAACTGTGATTCTCTTTCCTCTAATCACTTCAGCAGCTGTATATTTCTCCATATCTGAATATTCCATTGAATGCATCACCTTGCCATCGAACACTTTGGAGCAATGATTTGGTGGGAGCTCCGGAATGTTGGGAAGCCCGCTGAACTGTCCGATGCAGAGAATAACAAATTCAGCTTGGTGAACCTGGCCAAAACGCAGCATTCACTTAACATCACATCAAGCAATTGCGGAAATTGAAACTAGACAATAAGCATGTATTGATGCTTCTCAAATCTGAAAATCGAAATGAACCGAACTATCAAGAAATAGCTAGTTTACCTCTGTGGCACTAGTTTGTGTGTCCAGGACAGTAATGTGCCACTTCCCTTTCGAGCCAAATGCCGTCCCCATCCCTCCCCACAATTCCCACGTCTGCATCTCTTCAAAGGACTCCCCAACATAATCGATACTATTCACTCTGGAATGGAACTTGATGTAAGGATATAAATTGAAGTGCTGAGCATAGGACTCAACATAGTCCAGGACATCAGTGTGGCTGGGGTACTTGTCCTGCACAGAGGCCGGCCAATCAAAGTCCAAGAACCGGTAATCTTCCTTTTCACTCTGTAGCTTGGTCGACTGAAGGGTGTGATTCCAGACTCCCCCGATGCGGTCGTCGGCCTCGAACACCACGGGGTGAAAGCACTTCTCGACCGAATACTTGCAGGCGAGAAGGCCACCAATTCCTGCTCCTATGATCGCTATCCTTCTCtccatttctcttttcaaattccAGATCGGGCAATGGgattgaacaataaaatagaatgGTATCCTGTGATTTCGCCTAACATAGACTTGTTTACTTAATAAAACTCATGCATGGACCGCTTGAATAATATCCGCGCACATCCAAATGTCAAGAGCTTCTTGTTTTCCAAGTGACTACTTACCTTCCATGATTGCTCTCCAATTTTACACAAGTACTACATATGAAAAAGCAATCCGAACCGCTATTAGTATTTTGGAAACAAATGTGATACTGATGAATCATGAAGATAAATGAGCCTCCCGGAACTATGCATATATTTTCTCGTGGCTCTTGatatattttctctttgttcatAGTAAGCGAAGCAAAAGCATGGCAAAGTGGCGATTCTGGATGGTCAAATTCAACTAATGGAGAAGGATGATGAGCTGTTTACCATGCTCACACATTTTCCCCTCTGCTcagtcccgaaccccaaaaatggcGGTCCCTCTCTTTATTTCTCTCAACTAGTTTCATGTAAGTTCCGATGTCAAAGTGCTCACTTGCATACAGAGTTACAATCGTAATGAATGGACTATGTCACCCTCTTGCCGGCAAGGTAAACAAATGAAGAGGCTGGATGGAGAGAGCACGGTTTCTGAACTGTTTGGTCCGACGTGATTGCTTCCGAACATAATATGTTATAATGAACGTGCTCCTCCGCTGCACAAAAAGATGTAtgacaaacaaatgaaaaggctGAGATGGAGAGAACACGCTGTTTGGTTGGAGATCACACGGCTCCTAAACGTTTCCTGAATACAAAAATGTATGATGAACAAGGTCTTTCAAGGCGGCTGTCTATTTGATTTATCCCATGTCAGAAGCCCATTGCGAAATGCATTCCTTCTTCGGAGTAGTAGCGAAATGCATTTCTTCTTGTTCCAATGGACCACCCCCGTCAACATCATTGGGACAGGAAGAAAAATGGCGCCAATCTTTCTTCCCTAGATGTGTGCCTTCCTCGAGTCAAGGCAAAATCGTTCGTTGGTCATTTATGACAAGTCCACTA
This genomic interval from Rhodamnia argentea isolate NSW1041297 chromosome 4, ASM2092103v1, whole genome shotgun sequence contains the following:
- the LOC115741026 gene encoding putative flavin-containing monooxygenase 2, which produces MERRIAIIGAGIGGLLACKYSVEKCFHPVVFEADDRIGGVWNHTLQSTKLQSEKEDYRFLDFDWPASVQDKYPSHTDVLDYVESYAQHFNLYPYIKFHSRVNSIDYVGESFEEMQTWELWGGMGTAFGSKGKWHITVLDTQTSATEVHQAEFVILCIGQFSGLPNIPELPPNHCSKVFDGKVMHSMEYSDMEKYTAAEVIRGKRITVVGSQKSAMDIAVECAEANGDKYPCVMIQRNPHWSLLSDGFLISNLGYLYSNRFAELLLHKPGENILFWLLATVLSPLRWGISKFSEIYLQWKLPLKKFGLVPRHSFLEDMSSCQINMLPDKFYDKVEEGSILIKRSESFRFCKEGLMVGEEDKPIPSDLVMLATGYKGDQKLKNIFRSSVFQKYFVSSPTSSIPFYRQVIHPRIPQLAVIGYTEGIANLPTFEMGCRWLVHLLDGNIKLPSIGAMEKDAALWEIHMKRYGGRNLLRSCIGTTNIWYNDQLCKDMKCNPRRKKGFLAEWFQPYGPTDYAGLADRKR